The Sporosarcina sp. Te-1 DNA window GAAGCCGGTCCAAACCGAAGAGCAGCTCGTCTATATCGCGCTTAACAAACCCGTCGGCATCACGAGCACGACAGAGCGCCACGTGGAAGGGAATGTGGTCGATTTCGTGAATCACCCGCTCCGCATCTTTCATATCGGGCGGCTCGATAAGGACTCTGACGGCCTCTTACTCCTGACGAACGATGGCGATATTGTGAATGAGATATTGCGGGAAGAACATGGGCACGAGAAAGAATACATCGTCACTGTCGACAAACCCATCACAAAAGAATTCATTCGCCACATGGAAACGGGTGTCGATATTCTGGGTACGACAACGAAACCTTGCAAAGTGAAACAGCTGGGTCCGCGCAAATTCAATATTACCTTAACTCAAGGTCTCAACCGGCAGATCCGCCGCATGTGCTCGGCACTCGGCTACCATGTGCGGCGCCTCCAACGCACTCGGATTATGAACATCCATCTCGGCAACTTGCCTGTCGGAACGTGGCGGGATTTGACAGAGAAGGAACTTCAGGAACTG harbors:
- the rluF gene encoding 23S rRNA pseudouridine(2604) synthase RluF; its protein translation is MRINKFLSEAGIVSRRGADKWIEDGRVTINGQLAELGSRVEPGDNVQVDGKPVQTEEQLVYIALNKPVGITSTTERHVEGNVVDFVNHPLRIFHIGRLDKDSDGLLLLTNDGDIVNEILREEHGHEKEYIVTVDKPITKEFIRHMETGVDILGTTTKPCKVKQLGPRKFNITLTQGLNRQIRRMCSALGYHVRRLQRTRIMNIHLGNLPVGTWRDLTEKELQELFTMLEYEPKR